A genomic window from Rhodopirellula islandica includes:
- a CDS encoding Rieske (2Fe-2S) protein, which translates to MNDSQPTPSEQPPKRDLYPNELAEQNHNRQPRADLPWHVAFDLNEVEAGLAERLAAAPDTESFAREALVGDRILAVIFHAGQWYAMDGICTHQGGPLAEGHVADGCVTCPWHGWQYELETGTQTTSRQPLQAVFPIRQNGTAIEVQLP; encoded by the coding sequence ATGAACGATTCGCAACCCACCCCCTCCGAGCAACCACCCAAGCGAGATTTGTATCCCAACGAACTCGCCGAGCAAAATCACAACCGCCAGCCCCGAGCAGACCTGCCATGGCACGTCGCGTTTGACCTCAATGAGGTCGAAGCGGGCCTCGCTGAACGCCTGGCCGCCGCGCCCGACACCGAATCCTTTGCTCGGGAAGCCTTGGTCGGTGATCGAATTCTCGCCGTGATTTTCCACGCCGGCCAGTGGTACGCGATGGACGGCATCTGCACCCACCAAGGCGGCCCGCTCGCGGAAGGTCATGTGGCGGACGGCTGCGTGACCTGCCCCTGGCATGGATGGCAATACGAACTGGAGACCGGAACCCAAACGACCAGCCGCCAACCGCTGCAAGCGGTGTTTCCGATCCGACAAAACGGGACGGCAATCGAAGTCCAACTGCCGTGA
- a CDS encoding M16 family metallopeptidase, with protein MNFAMLSHLDVAAVPCRFGRSAPAIWLGSLVAALCLIPNLSSAEDTAKKDSSVPSKLHEVEGISEYTLPNGVKVLLFPDESKEVVTVNMTVFVGSRHEGYGEAGMAHLLEHMLFKGTPTHPEVPKALQDRGARFNGTTWMDRTNYYETLPASEDNLEFALNLEADRLLNSNIKGEDLESEMTVVRNEFERGENSPMRVLMQRIESAAFDWHNYGKSTIGNRSDIERVPVVKLRQFYRKYYRPDNVMVIIAGNFDVDHALKSVNDAFGSLPVPSTPIDETYTVEPPKDGERTVVLRRVGDVQVVGAAYHIPAGSHPDYAAVKALTNVLGDEPSGRLYKEMVETEIASSVFAMSFGFREPGLLMTMAEVPAEQSIEQARAKLIELMENDWADHPITEEEVERAKQQMLKSRELESANTDKIAVSLSDWAAQGDWRLYFLYRDAVEALTVDQVREVASRYLKRNNRTVGLFIPSAESDRVSVPESPDLVALLKDYKGRAAVAAGERFDPDPEAIEERVQRGKLAGGIEYAVLPKKTRGDSVSVLMTLRFGTPESLKDKLGAVELLGMMMARGTENLDYQQLQDEWTRLRAEVQIYSLKGVLQVQVQTKQEFLPEVIELLGKIFRSPRLEPSELEVMRRQVVTGLEKNKTEPNALAPRRVQQMLSPYSRDDIRYVMTIDEEIAMYEGTTIEQIRQLHDEYLGNQAGELAVVGNIEVEPTLEKFRAILEGWETEQPFERIVTPAQPDIPGAMVTIETPDKSNALLYSGQQYKLADSDPEYASLVLGNFILGGGSLSSRLANRVRQQEGLSYGVRSGLTAANFAVDEKVSFTLYAITNPANKDKLLRVIREEVDRLLEEGVTEEELEQAKGAYLQAERIGRTGDSKLASMLVKSVFNDRTMAFVAEHEAQIQAATVDSVNAALKKYVDLDGLVMAIAGDFAAVQQPAE; from the coding sequence ATGAATTTCGCAATGCTTTCACACCTGGATGTGGCGGCGGTTCCGTGCCGCTTCGGTCGAAGTGCGCCCGCCATTTGGCTGGGTAGCTTGGTCGCTGCTCTCTGTTTGATTCCCAACCTCAGTTCTGCCGAAGACACGGCAAAAAAGGATTCGTCCGTGCCATCGAAACTCCATGAAGTCGAGGGGATCAGCGAGTACACGCTGCCCAACGGCGTGAAGGTTTTGCTCTTTCCCGATGAGAGCAAAGAGGTCGTGACGGTCAACATGACCGTGTTCGTTGGCTCGCGTCACGAAGGCTACGGCGAAGCCGGGATGGCGCACTTGCTCGAGCACATGTTGTTCAAGGGCACTCCCACGCATCCGGAGGTTCCCAAGGCGTTGCAGGATCGCGGGGCGCGGTTCAACGGCACGACTTGGATGGACCGTACCAATTACTACGAAACATTGCCGGCTAGCGAAGACAATCTCGAATTCGCCTTGAATTTAGAAGCCGACCGATTGCTCAACAGCAACATCAAAGGCGAGGACCTCGAAAGCGAAATGACCGTGGTTCGCAACGAGTTCGAGCGAGGAGAGAACTCGCCCATGCGAGTCCTGATGCAGCGAATCGAATCGGCCGCATTTGATTGGCACAACTATGGCAAATCGACGATTGGCAACCGCAGTGACATCGAACGGGTGCCGGTTGTCAAACTGCGCCAGTTCTATCGCAAGTATTATCGCCCCGACAACGTGATGGTCATCATCGCGGGCAATTTCGATGTCGATCACGCCTTGAAATCGGTCAATGACGCGTTTGGCAGCCTACCGGTTCCGAGCACGCCGATCGACGAAACCTACACGGTCGAGCCACCCAAAGACGGGGAGCGGACGGTTGTGTTGCGACGAGTTGGCGACGTGCAAGTCGTCGGCGCCGCGTATCACATCCCCGCCGGCAGTCATCCGGATTATGCCGCGGTGAAGGCGCTCACGAACGTTTTGGGGGATGAACCGAGCGGTCGCTTGTACAAGGAAATGGTTGAAACGGAAATTGCCAGCAGCGTGTTCGCGATGTCATTTGGTTTTCGCGAGCCTGGTTTGTTGATGACAATGGCGGAAGTCCCGGCGGAGCAGTCCATCGAGCAGGCCCGTGCCAAGTTGATTGAGTTGATGGAAAACGATTGGGCCGACCATCCAATCACGGAAGAGGAAGTCGAACGTGCCAAGCAGCAGATGTTGAAGTCTCGCGAATTGGAGTCGGCCAACACCGACAAGATCGCAGTCTCGCTCAGTGACTGGGCGGCCCAAGGCGATTGGCGTTTGTATTTCTTGTACCGCGACGCGGTGGAAGCTTTGACGGTTGATCAAGTCCGCGAAGTGGCCAGTCGCTATCTGAAACGGAACAATCGCACCGTGGGATTGTTCATTCCATCGGCCGAGTCAGATCGCGTCAGCGTGCCCGAATCGCCTGATTTGGTCGCCTTGTTGAAGGACTACAAGGGCCGCGCTGCGGTGGCTGCGGGAGAACGTTTTGATCCCGATCCGGAGGCGATTGAAGAGCGAGTGCAACGCGGGAAATTGGCTGGCGGGATTGAGTACGCCGTCCTGCCCAAGAAGACTCGCGGTGATTCGGTTTCGGTTTTGATGACCCTGCGGTTCGGGACGCCTGAATCGCTCAAGGACAAACTGGGGGCGGTTGAACTGTTGGGCATGATGATGGCTCGCGGGACCGAAAACCTCGACTACCAACAGTTGCAGGACGAGTGGACTCGGTTGCGTGCCGAAGTTCAGATCTACAGTTTGAAGGGCGTGTTGCAGGTTCAGGTGCAAACCAAGCAAGAGTTTTTGCCGGAAGTGATTGAGTTGCTGGGCAAGATCTTCCGTTCACCTCGCCTGGAGCCATCGGAGCTGGAAGTGATGCGACGTCAGGTCGTCACCGGTTTGGAAAAGAACAAGACCGAACCCAATGCGTTGGCACCTCGCCGGGTTCAGCAAATGCTTTCGCCGTACAGCAGGGATGACATTCGCTATGTCATGACGATCGACGAAGAGATTGCCATGTACGAAGGAACGACGATCGAGCAAATTCGTCAGTTGCATGACGAGTACCTTGGCAACCAAGCCGGTGAGCTGGCCGTCGTTGGCAACATCGAGGTCGAGCCCACGCTGGAGAAGTTTCGAGCGATCTTGGAAGGTTGGGAGACCGAGCAGCCATTCGAGCGGATTGTGACGCCGGCGCAGCCTGACATTCCGGGTGCGATGGTGACGATCGAAACGCCGGACAAATCCAACGCGTTGTTGTACAGCGGCCAGCAATACAAGCTGGCAGATTCGGATCCTGAGTACGCGTCGCTGGTGCTGGGGAACTTCATTTTGGGCGGCGGATCGCTGAGCAGCCGTTTGGCCAATCGGGTGCGTCAGCAAGAAGGGTTGTCGTACGGTGTCCGCAGCGGATTGACGGCCGCGAATTTTGCGGTGGATGAGAAGGTCAGCTTCACGCTGTACGCGATCACCAACCCGGCCAACAAAGACAAATTGCTTCGCGTGATTCGTGAAGAGGTCGATCGATTGCTGGAAGAGGGGGTCACCGAAGAGGAGTTGGAGCAAGCCAAGGGGGCTTATTTGCAAGCCGAACGGATTGGCCGAACGGGTGATTCGAAGCTGGCTAGCATGCTGGTCAAATCGGTCTTCAACGATCGCACGATGGCATTTGTGGCCGAACACGAAGCGCAAATTCAGGCGGCCACCGTCGACTCGGTGAATGCCGCTCTGAAAAAATACGTGGATCTCGATGGCTTGGTGATGGCCATCGCGGGTGACTTTGCGGCGGTCCAGCAGCCAGCAGAGTGA